The DNA window AAATCATTAATGGAATACAGATGTAATCTTTTTTTATTGGAATAGTAACAAGTTTATCCCTCTATTGTtgacaaattctatcaatttggtcataattttaaaaagtttaacaaatttaacctccCAAATTTGCATATTTTGTTAAATTAGTCCGAATTCTTAAAAAATATGGAATATAGTAATGGATATGCAAGTTTTCTACAACGTTTAGAACAACATGAAATATTTTTCAGTTCATGTCCTTTGTTCGCCCTATTAGCCATCTACTTTGTTGCCTTAATTCATTCGAACGATAAAAGAAAGCAAATGTAACCACCATCGTTGTTGAAACTCCCAATCATTGAAAAACTCCAAAACATCAGACACCAATCTCATCACTCACTCCACGGCTCAATGATTTGGCCTTTTCATATcgcaaaaattctaaaaattattttgaaaattttaatttctacaaAACAAACAGAATCTTAGATATTAAAGGTATTAAAATCAATATTTGTAGCACAATTTGCAATTAATGCTACAAGAATGGATCAATATTTTATTCCACAACTTTTATTGTCATATGAAATAAAGAAATGCATAAATTAGTATACATACCACAAATTTAAATACTTTGAGCTCAATATCATGATTATAAATCTCATAAAGATATTATCCTAATTCAACACCATCATTTCTTTAGCTTTCAATCAATATAAGCAAAgataatatcattttaaaattttttccaagtTAAATATTGCACATAATAAAGACATGGTTGCCAATGTTTGCCAATGTTTGCCAATGTTACTACCAAtaaagaaaaatttgaaatttaacaaaagcttatatatataatgttggAACCTACATTCCTTAATTAACTAAGAAAATAGAATGTCTGAATGGAAGTAATTGTTGTGGTGCCCATTGATGGTAGCATTGCATCAAGAACAACTAAATAAAAACACAAGTTATTTACGTGGTTCAGTTTTCCTACATCGGCAAAGCCTAGCTTAATGAGTAAATCCATTCTCTTTCAATCCAATACAACAAGTGGTTTAGGTTCTATCACACTCTAGTATAGCAGCCTTACATTTGTACCTAAAAATCTAATATCATTCACCTCTAAGTCCTACCCTTGAGAACATAGGTTGTAAACCAAGCAATAAACTTGTTTACACTCTCAAATGCACTTTCAAATAAAAGTTTCTTAATGAACAGATCAATGTTCTCAACTCTCAATATAAAACCAATAAAACTCTTTTCAAATATATAAGAGTTCGATACTTACTAACATGATAGATCAAGTACAATCAATTCCCCTGTAAAATTGCAACTAAAATAGCATACAGAATATAATAAAGTTTAGGATAAATAGGATCATTTGAGATAAGTCTTTAATGCAGTCCTAATTCAATCTCCATAATTTATGGGATTCAGTTGCTTGATCTGATCTAATCCTCAAGATAAGTTATTTTAAATGAATAGGTTTTTATAAATGAGATTTCATATTTCCACAATATCAACAATTGCACAGCCCAAAGATTTTGTTCTAAAATATTGACTATACCAAATATGGCAAGTCATGTTGCCTGTCGCAATGATATCCATAGTGGCCACTACCATTGATACTGGACAAACCACTTCTCATTAACTTGCCTCAACATATAAAAATTAGAGAGACCTCCATAGGTAGTATATTTATCAACTTGAGAAATGACAAACCTATATGTAACATTTTCCACTCAAATTGACTTGCTTTGTTTACCATAAAAAAGCATCATCTCAAGGCTTAATGCCTTCATAATTTGGGTCTTCCGCTCTAAGGGGAGAGTTGGGGCCAAAGCTTATGAGCAAGGCCTAGACCAAAACATTTTATCCAAATTTAcctattaaaaaaaaacccagatcatcatcaatcaaaaaaATCTTATTGGATATATTTttttagagaaaataaaataaattaagacgATGAATATGTACAGTTGAATTAGGACTATAACTTTGTTGAATTTAACCCTCAAATGTTTTATGAATGTTCAACCATGAGTTCTCTTGATCTTTGAGGTAGCGTCAACAAAGGAGATGAAGTGTACGGGGACATTAGTGAAGCAGAGCGACATGAGAGGGTCGGATTGTTGAGCTAAAATGTAGAGCGAGCGATAAGGGTGGCATCTGATGTTGTGGAGCTTTTTGATGATTGGGAGTTTTGATGGCAACAATGGTAATATTAGCTTAGTTCTGTCAATCGGACAAATTAGGACAACGAAGAAGATTATTATCAGGGAGAAGAACAAgggacatgaaatgaataagatttCATGTTGTTCTAAAAGTTGCAAAAAAACTCAATATATCCATTATTGGCTTGCacaatattttttagaatttagattaaattgatgaaatatgtAAAGTTAAAggttatatttattaaaatttttagaattatgtCCAAATTGATCAAATTTGTAAACATTGGAAGCTAAACTTATtattataccaaaaaaaaaatcatatcaatatttcattaatgatttaatgaaaaaacaatctaaaatttaaattttaataacattaatgactaaaataaaaatttttaaatatgtgagattaaaataaaaaatacactaATATTTAAATGACTATTTATATAATttgctcaaattttaaaataaatataaataattctaCTTTCAATAATCTTATCCAATGTACTGAAAGATTTCAGTTATGAGTGTTTATTTAGTACTTTAAGAAAATATTCTTTTAATACGGTATTTGATTGTTATTTATTGATTCTATATTTCGAGCAACACAAAAGGATGAGAGGATATTTTGCGACATTTCGAAAGCAGGAAGAGAGCCAAGTAAGTGGGGTAACCAAAACGAGAATAACCCAAAAAACGAAGCAACGTCGGTGTGCAACTTTCCCACTTCTCCTTCaatttctagcttttaattttCCTCCACGTGTAATGTCCATTCTTCTTGTCTCTTTGATGTTGACACCATTTGGACAGCCTCATATGATTCCTTATCATCCTAGTTCCTTTGCCCTTTGCTTTCACCCATCCAACTAAAACATCAAAAAGTCCTTGAAAATCATGGAGATTCCTCCAACACTAAaccaaatataagaaaaaaaaatttacacaaAAGGTTTTATATATTTGCTGCAACTATATAAGATTCATATAAGTGCTGCTGTTTCTTTCCTCACATATTTGCTGGGAGTTTTTGGGTTTGGAAAATGGAGCGTTATGAGATACTGAAAGATATTGGATCAGGGAACTTTGGTGTTGCTAAGCTGGTTAGGGATAAAAGGACTGGTGAGCTTTATGCTGTCAAGTATATTGAAAGAGGCCCCAAGGTATCAGATTTTGTTTTTAGGTTCATTTTCCTATTGGCTCTCCATGGTTCATGCCCATCATCTTGTTTGGGTTGTCAATATTTTCTTCTGGATGGATTTCAAGAGATTTCTTGTCTATGCAGATTGATGAGCATGTGCAAAGGGAGATTATGAACCATAGGTCTTTGAAGCAtccaaatataataaaattcaaagaGGTAAATATCTATAGTTCCTCATAAGTTTCAGGTATTCAAGTCAAGACAAGCATTACTTGTATAAGTTTCAGAGCTCCTTAAATGGAGCAGTGAAggattttgcattttttttcttctctttaaaaaTCAGAGTTGATTTGAACAGAACAGGCTTTACAATGATTTATCTTTTGTTCTGTTTTAGCTAACTTAGCCTTGAGAGCAACCTACATGGTCAGAGATGTACCTTCCAGTTTAGCTTTAGCTTCATATTAGGTAACAccagtgtttgattgaaaattAACTTAAAAAGGTTCAAACAAACGATATGGGAGTTTGTGATCTTCAACAGGGCAGCTAAAGTCAATGGTGTCCATGGTATGTTTGATCCAATCCCAAACACAACTTTTTGCAGGTCCTGTTAACACCAACTCATCTTGCCATAGTCATGGAATATGCAGCTGGTGGAGAACTTTTTGAAAGAATATGCAACGCTGGTAGATTTGGTGAAGATGAGGTATATTCTTATAaacatcttttctttttctaatttttcacaTGTTAAAAGTTGTGCttattgaatttcatttttttacctTACTGTCATTGTTTTACTGCATCAGGCAAGGTTTTTCTTTCAACAACTGATATCAGGAGTGAGTTATTGCCATGCAATGGTAAATATGGCTTTACTTTGTCTATTGGACCCCCCCTTTCTTTTTGGCTATCTCGGTAAGTTGAGATTTTTATCCCCATTTTCACAGAAAATTTGTCATAGAGATCTTAAGCTGGAAAACACTCTATTAGATGGGAGCAGTACACCCAGACTAAAAATATGTGACTTCGGCTACTCTAAGGCAATGAACCTTTTCTGTTTATGATCTACATACTATAAAGTCAATTATTAACTTTGTACTACATGTTTCAGTCGAGTGTGTTACATTCCCAGCCCAAATCAACTGTAGGAACCCCAGCCTATATTGCACCGGAGGTCTTGTCCAAAAAAGAATATGATGGGAAGGTAAAACTCCTATTAAGACCTTAGTTTTCAGCTCCAAATATTGATGATCAGTGCTTTATCTATgggagaaaaaaaaattgtagattgcAGATGTTTGGTCATGTGGGGTTACTTTGTATGTCATGCTGGTTGGCGCTTATCCTTTTGAAGACCCTCAAGATCCAAGAAACTTTAGAAAAACAATTCAGGTCAGTTGCTACTAGCAGCCATGACCATGATAGTTCATTATGTTTAGATTAAAAACTAATGTGGATGGACTTCTGACAGCGGATTCTGAGTGTCCACTATTCTATTCCTGATTATGTTCGACTTTCAAAGGATTGCAGACATCTCCTATCAAGGATTTTCGTAGCAGACCCTGAAAAGGTAATTATATAAGTTTTGTCATGTTTACAGCTTTGTTGATATGTAACTTCACTTTgtatttacttttattattattattttttgtgatAGAGAATAACCATACCAGAAATCAAGCAGCATCCCTGGTTTTTAAAGCACTTGCCAAAGGAATTCATGGGAGGAGAGGGAGGAAACCTggaaaaggaagaagatgaacagtttCAAAGTATTGAAGAAGTGTTGTCTATAATTGAAGAGGCTAGAGAACCTGGTGAGGGTCCAAAAATTGGGAGTCAATTACTTGGTGGTAGTATGGAGCTTGATGACTTAGATACTGATGCAGATATAGATGATATAGAGACAAGTGGTGATTTTGTCTGTGCATTGCAAGtatgaataataattaaaaacaaaatagcaTCAACTTTTCAAACCAATATGGCTGAAAATTCAATAAATAGAAAAAAGGGAAAGCAAATTTGAAGGTAAAGAAATGTGGAAGAAGTTGCTTTCCATGGTATAAGGGATatggaattaaaagaaaaatgttgCATCTCAAGCTTTAAAATCTCTCACGACTTTCCTATATTTTGTTCACGATTAGAATAAGAAAATGACAgctttattttctatattttccaatCATGAAAACATGAACGGGTGGCAGAGGAAAAGTCCTTTTGGGGAAGGGCAACGTAAACTTGATTGGTAGGAAGGTTGGGCCGTTGGATTCCAACATTTTTATTATGAATACTATGTAAGACTCCATCATCTTTAAAAAAACCCTATCCTTTCTATCCCCATATCATTTATGTAAATGAATGGGCCACACTCATTAAATGTTtgacttttctttttatataaaggCTAATTTAGTCTACCATCAAATTATCAGTCAGGTGTCAACGACCTTAACCAAATCTAAATAGTAGGTCGATTTGATATTCAAGATTGAATTTGGATGAAATATTAAGTTTGAGTTGGGTATTCGAATTTGTTTTGAGATTTAATTTGGTTGATTGTTGAAAAAAACActgaaatcaatttaaaattaatattttcaatcttttaatgttttatacatgtttaatgatataaaataaaaataatttcataaaaaaatttataaaataatatgaaaaatattaagtAGAAAAAAGTTATTTTTCACTTAATggaaaataatttcaattaattctattttatttatgttaatattatattatttaataaaaacctTAAATTCTAAGgcgaaatgtttaaaaattaaaaaatagaatgtagaacataattttttataatttaaaatatatatttatcaaacaacctaattatattatgtaattaatttaagtaatatatcaaacaattttttaacttatatttcataacatttatcTTTTTCGTACTTAATTTCCCAATTTATCAAATAGCACCTAAGTTACAGGGATGAAACCGGTCATTTTTtgagatttaaattataaattttatgagagataaaatgtaattttattgttgtattaatttataaatttgctatttttaataaggattaaataaaaaattattattgtggGTCAATgtgcaattttatcattattaacttaaaatttaaaatttttgaaaagatttaaaaatgattttttttttcattttaaggggaaGGAGTAGGGCTCCTACTAGCCATGGTGTCGCACCAATCAAGCTATTTGTGCTCGAACTTAATTAAACTTGTTTATCAATTTTCATACTGAAGCTTAAACtcaagctcgattaagcttattctTATTCAAGCTCAATCTTATTTGTACTTAAACTCTTTTTATATAATAAAGgtgaaaatataatttcataatatgaaGATATATCAAATGAAAAGTTTAATTAAACTTGCAAGCCATTCGAATTGAGTATTATAATAGACATATGCTCAATTGATAGTGCGAATTACTTAACTCAAGCTCAACTTGATAATTATCAAATTGGATTCAAATCTTTATTTTAAATCAAACTCGAATAACTTTCTAATACTAATTTCTCATCAACACATTAAAATCTTAGCTTAATATGAAAAGAATATGCTTAAGCACTTTGAGATGTGACCTTTAAGTCACATCATATgtcttgttattcaattatttatgaattatcaTTATACGTTTTCGAATAactttgaattaaaaaataattagatttgTCATTTTTCTTTATCTGTACACATTAACAAGTtcactatttaatatttactatttGTAAGAAATTTAAGGTAATAGAAAATATGCTAACCTAAAGGAATCTTTGCTAAAATATTTTAGTGGTTTTTTTAAAGCAAGCTagtaataaaaatagtaaaaaagaaaAGGCAGGTTTTTAGTGATGATTTTTTAAAGAGGATTTTACCATTGGAGATGGGTTTTACTCTTCCCCTGCCGGATGAATTTGGGATGTTGTGCGCAACTTCAACGTAGCATTGAGGCAATTGATAAGTCTTTTTTGGTGGCTACTTATTGGATTTTTCATCATGTTTCACAAAAGGGGCAATATCCTTCCAACCGGATGTTCTGATATGTACTTTCTGTAGGAATTGAAAGAAGATAAACTTCCCAGGTTATTTTGAGTTTGCCTTTTTGGCATTTTTTATTGGATAGAGAACTTGTTCTATGGTGAGGCGATGATCATGAATGTTGACTATAACAAGTATATCCTTGTAGAGTTGAGATATGGTAggtgatacgagccaaggaggtgacactcaaggggttgtttttcctagtggtccaattactcgaagcaaggcacgacaattaaaattaaagatgaatgcttttgtccaagactttgttgctacaaatttaattcatcatgttcgtgacattgacaaatacgagaatgcaattcactggaccaatcttggaatagtgaaagcccataaattggtggattaatcttttatgtatattattattattatttacttaattctcattggttgggacacatcatttatgagttaagtaattttattggttaggttattatttatttattttcttagataattttaaagagttttattaggattcaattactctttaaagagtttttattaggattcaattactcttgaaagagttttattaggattcaattactcttgtaatttgcctataaataggcttgttttctacacattgggggagaataaaaagaagagtatttgttttctttcaaatttgtgtgaggcaaattttttgggagtagagtgattcttctcttgctatttagtttggagtttgttactttcgagggtatttcggagttgcaaatattcaaatttctttcccgttcatcggtgtttctagaggttcttcttttaggggtttcgtagggagccgctcaatcattggcgtttttggttacaagttaaccaagggttccatagggcaaatctatcctttttattatttatttatttattattattttaactaattttatttattctcgttttatttctaatttgtgtttctcttgtgtctagatccgggattccgcatcagttggtatcagtttcAGGCCATTCGGTGTTATTTTCGAAGCTAAAATCAAATCCGAAACGAGTCAAAATACCTAAAACACTTTTCATCAGTTTCTTGGATTCTCTTTTTTGTGAAGTTTGTTTTtattctccttttattttttaaaaaaccaaaaaaaagcaaaaaagcgcaaaaaaaggcaaaaagcaaaaaagcgcaaaaaaaagaaaaaagcaaaaaagcgcaaaaaaaaagttgcctacctttcatacgtaggtttcttcttttcctattattgttattatttttgttttatttttcccaaaattgaatttttttccccttcttttcttgactcaagtataattaaagcttcaatttttgaaaatcttaagacaTCAAACGTTTCcgattttttgtttttcctttaaattgggtagagtttttcttaagttttcttcttattaaagcttttctttgactctagagttagggatcgttgcaggtctacttttttttttgtttctcttacgttttctaacactttgtttcttcttgtgttagTAGATATTAAAGGCACGCACAATTCCTTCATCCGTGTAGCCTCCATTACAAATTGCTTCGTCAAGTTTATTGGCCTCTTAAAGCAATTAGGatcttcattgtttctttgaagtttgcacctccattatttgatcttgattagtaaccctctccaaacatatttacaagttttgaatcattcaAAGAGTTATTCTTTTAAGAGCTAACGAgtgaggttattattattattttcttgttcctgtttgtgtgattttttcacagataccatgccgatcactagatcccaaactagtaaaaatgaagaggatgagcaaaaaagagataacgatcctttggtcgagttgttccaaaaagagatgaaaaagttgcaaatTCAAGTCGAACATCGCATGACCCAGATGATACAAGAGCAAAAGGAGTATCTTGATGcaaaacttacaactcaagagagatacattgccgataattacaagaagttgaatgaagcctttataagccgatcaaattcgcgcgatcgaacttttaaacgaagggaggaccatgtttttgatgatgactttgagtccgagtatgtacctagagaaagggtggaacgaaacaatgacacccccaaaccaaaatttccttctttctcaAGGAAGAATGATCCTGATGTTTACCTTGATTGGAAGGAAAAGATGGAAGCAGtctttgcttgttacaattactctgatgagaaaaaggtaacatacgctgtcgctgagttcattaattatgcactaacatggtggaatcaattatgtaaaagcaggattctttatagagagtaacctgttactacttgggttgaaatgaagcgcatcttacgaaaacggtttgttccaccatactattatcgagaactccatcaaagactccaacatcttgttcaaggagatagatctgtggatgattactacaaagagatggagactatttagattagagccaatcttgttgaagaggctgaggtgACTATGGCTAGATTCCTTGCTGGCCTAAAGCCTGAGATTGCAAACCGAGTTGAGTTACAACACTACATGGATGTTGAAGAGATGCTTCAAACCACACTTACCATTGAAAAGCAATTACGAAAGCATGGGACACCGAGAGGTGCTAGTTCAGTTTCTAATCCTGCTTGGAGAGGAAATTGGCAAAAACAAGATGATAGATTGTGGAATGGGAGAGATGCACGGTTCAAGCCAAATGAGCCTAAAACTTACTCCAAAGATAGAGGtatgcctaattcatttaaaggCTCTACTTCTACTAATCaagctccatcttcttcttctacttctcctagtaccattaagcagccaaaagatattacctgcttcaaatgccaatgaaggggtcactatgctcgagaatgcccaaataaaaagtcattggtgattcgagaagatggcgaggttgattttgagtctgataacgaagatgagatgcctcctttggaagatgctgatgatgtgcatgctcatgatgagtatgaagaatacttggagtatggtgagaaaacacttgttgctcgaagggctttaaatgtccagtttaaagaggaagggcgtgaacaaagagataacattttccACACGAGATGTTTGATTGGTGGACAACCTAGTTTATTGATCATCGATAGTGGAAGTTGCACCAATGTGGTGAGTTCTTCGCTTGTTAAGAAACTTGGCCTACCTTGTGTGAAGCATCCAAGGCCATACCGCTTGCAATGGCTGAATGATAGTGgggaggtaaaagtatctaaacaatgcttagtttcattttccattggtagatactctgataaagttttgtgtgatgttgttccaatgcaagctgggcacatattacttggacggccatggcagtttgatcgacgAGTAAATCATGATGGTTTTCTTAACCAATATACTtttgtgttccttggaaagaagtttactttggctccacttcctcctcaagaagtctacaatgatcaactcaaacttgctagtgagatgggtaagggaagtgaggtaaaatcattgaaaaaggctgagagtaaagaggcccttagtgttaaaagccaacttaaaggcccaacattggtgagtgattgcacacacaagtcacgagatgagaaagtgagtttattcgctaggtttcaagatatcaaatttgctccttgtacaaaacaaacatttgtaattattaggtttagggaaaacttcgttttgactaaccctaatacacatttgcctagttgttttgttaatcttttgcaggattttgaggatgtatttccttctaagagaaagaataaaTTTGATGCACGAGGAGATGGACGATTCCaagttcagattcgaggacgaatcttcttgaagagggggagaatgatacgagccaaggaggtgacactcaaggggttgtttttcctagtggtccaattactcgaagcaaggcacgacaattaaaattaaagatgaatgcttttgtccaagactttgttgctacaaatttaattcatcatgttcgtgacattgacaaatacgagaatgcaattcactggaccaatcttggaatagtgaaagcccataaattggtggattaatcttttatgtatattattattattatttacttaattctcattggttgggacacatcatttatgagttaagtaattttattggttaggttattatttatttattttcttagataattttaaagagttttattaggattcaattactctttaaagagtttttattaggattcaattactcttgaaagagttttattaggattcaattactcttgtaatttgcctataaataggcttgttttctacacattgggggagaataaaaagaagagtatttgttttctttcaaatttgtgtgaggcaaattttttgggagtagagtgattcttctcttgctatttagtttggagtttgttactttcgagggtatttcggagttgcaaatattcaaatttctttcccgttcatcggtgtttctataggttcttcttctaggggtttcgtagggagccgctcaatcattggcgtttttggttacaagttaaccaagggttccatagggcaaatctatcctttttattatttatttatttattattattttaactaattttatttattctcgttttatttctaatttgtgtttctcttgtgtatAGATCCGGGATT is part of the Gossypium hirsutum isolate 1008001.06 chromosome D11, Gossypium_hirsutum_v2.1, whole genome shotgun sequence genome and encodes:
- the LOC107913412 gene encoding serine/threonine-protein kinase SAPK2 isoform X1, with translation MERYEILKDIGSGNFGVAKLVRDKRTGELYAVKYIERGPKIDEHVQREIMNHRSLKHPNIIKFKEVLLTPTHLAIVMEYAAGGELFERICNAGRFGEDEARFFFQQLISGVSYCHAMKICHRDLKLENTLLDGSSTPRLKICDFGYSKSSVLHSQPKSTVGTPAYIAPEVLSKKEYDGKIADVWSCGVTLYVMLVGAYPFEDPQDPRNFRKTIQRILSVHYSIPDYVRLSKDCRHLLSRIFVADPEKRITIPEIKQHPWFLKHLPKEFMGGEGGNLEKEEDEQFQSIEEVLSIIEEAREPGEGPKIGSQLLGGSMELDDLDTDADIDDIETSGDFVCALQV
- the LOC107913412 gene encoding serine/threonine-protein kinase SAPK2 isoform X2; this encodes MERYEILKDIGSGNFGVAKLVRDKRTGELYAVKYIERGPKIDEHVQREIMNHRSLKHPNIIKFKEVLLTPTHLAIVMEYAAGGELFERICNAGRFGEDEARFFFQQLISGKICHRDLKLENTLLDGSSTPRLKICDFGYSKSSVLHSQPKSTVGTPAYIAPEVLSKKEYDGKIADVWSCGVTLYVMLVGAYPFEDPQDPRNFRKTIQRILSVHYSIPDYVRLSKDCRHLLSRIFVADPEKRITIPEIKQHPWFLKHLPKEFMGGEGGNLEKEEDEQFQSIEEVLSIIEEAREPGEGPKIGSQLLGGSMELDDLDTDADIDDIETSGDFVCALQV